A segment of the Polyodon spathula isolate WHYD16114869_AA chromosome 14, ASM1765450v1, whole genome shotgun sequence genome:
tttcttctagctTACCATTGCAAATGTGTTGATCCCTGGCTGACTAAAACTAAGAAAACCTGCCCTGTTTGCAAGCAGAAGGTGGTGCCTTCACAGGGAGATTCGGACTCTGACACTGACGAGGCAGACAGCAGTCACGAGGAGAACGACGACGTTTCAGAAAGCACGCCTCTGCTGAGATCTCTCGCCTCCACCAGCGCTCACTCGTTCGGCACCATGTCCGAGTCTCGGTCCCGCCAGGAAGCGATAGAGTCCTCGGAGTACGAGGATGACGACGATCCTGAGATTGACAGCAGCCAGTCCGAGGAGGAAGCAGCGAGTGTGGAGACTGTGGTTGTTCAGCTGCAGCAGAGTCACTGTGATGGCGACACAGCCACCAAAACCCACGCCAATGCTTGATTCCGTCACTGTCCTCCACACGAATTCTTCTTCATACTAAATTGTGTCGTGGTTTCAGGTGTTATTTCCAGtttttttgttatggtttttttGTCACTAGATTACTCTGTTGAAAAGCAACACTTCCTAAATGAGGTGTTAGCAGTTGCATTTAGTGTACCAAAGAAAAAGATAATCTTAAAAATTGCATTTTCCAAGGGTCTCATTACATATCTATGTCATGTTAAAAGTATGGCCAAAGAATGTAGTTCAGTTATTCAGCATATTCTGCATTGACAGTACAGTGAAAGTTTTGTTGACTATAATATCCACTGTGAGAAGTGCATTTTGCATACTTAGGAATAGCACCATATATCTGCacttagaaaacacacacagcccaTCTATACCGTTTTTAATATCGAGAGCTACTGTTTAAGTGTATATAATGTATAGAGAAGTACAAATTTGTTGCTTACATATTTTGTATGCCACTGTCAGAAGGTTATGAAATTTAGTACTAAAGTAATTgcaataatgtaatgtgtacagaatCTGCAGCAGTATCATCTATACATAACAAACTTTTTCATACTATactgtgcatgtatgtgtgtgtgtatataacctGATGGATTTTCATTAGGTCTTCCTTAATAGGGGATTATGTAATATAAATGGAGGAGAAGGTTGTCTTTATGCAATGAGATGGGATtataaatgattatatatatatatatatatatatatatatatatatatatatatatatatatatatatatataataatatatataataaataattgtctGGAGTATTGCCAGTTTTCGGGCTTGTTCTATATCAATGTCTAGCACATCACCATTAAAAATTATATGGATTAAAATAAGGTTTGCTTTTTGAAGTTAATAACACGCACAATGCACAAACTGTAGATAATAAAGGACCTCTTATattgcctttgttttgtttttttaactatgttGCTGTAATAGACCAGGTATGTGTTCCTCGTGATGAGGCACCTCATAATTCTAAGTATGATTtatcaaggggaaaaaaaaaaaaaaattcaagagcATCCTGGCAAAACTTATGCAACAGATCAATTCTGTCAGAGTCGAAGTTTATTCCGCTCatttgatttagttttaaatattccATTAAGTAAATTATAAGACACATGCCTGCATGAAAATTATGACAAAATCAAACTGATGGCAAATTGCATGTATTCTTAACACGGCTGTCTTGTGGCATATGGCAGGAAATCCTACAATTGAATGGTGCAGACCGTATTTTCTTTGTAGTATGTGTATATTTATACTTTTAACcctaaataatcaaataattaaatgtattctgtaaattcaatcaaatgttttaagaatgattGTCTTCATCAGAACCCAAGTGTACTCCTCACATAAACAATTGGATGCAGTTAATATCTTAACTCAAACCATTATGAGGTCTACACTTTTAATAATCAATGTTATACTTGTATTAATGTAATTCAGATGGGGAGTAGGATTATCTCTATGAAAACTTACCCTGGAAAGTGATGTGTGTAACTCAGTTTCttgcttttattaaatattttcagagGCATTCTTAAAATATCAGTATGTAATACGATTCTCTTTATTTAAGCAACAGGAAATAATACAGACAAAGCACACATCAGGCTGAGGCATAGTGAAGCTTTTGAAGCCTTTATAGAATACTGTGAAATGTTGAACATTCAAATTAATGTGAAATCATTCATAAACACAAATTAGGGGTTTATGGATTATGTATGTAAAGTGGCTTAAAATAGCATTAAGAtaccctgctgtttttttttcaaagaatagtAATGTCTGGGGTGCGACATTAGTTGTCCATTAAACTCACCACTTGCTTTCTAATTACCATTAACATACCTGTCTTGGCAGCTATTAtagcagaaacacattttatggGTAAATCAAATCATGCCCACAAAGTGATAACAGTTGGGGTGGGTGGGGTGCATAAACAATAATGTTAACATGTATATTGTTATGGCACAAATTCCTGTACTTTTACCAAGTAATGGGTTATATTTGAGATATCccacaataaatgcaaaacacagaTAAACAGAGGGGAGAAAACATATCATGTGCTTTAAATACCATGTTTTCAGGTGCCTTGTTCCCTTTGGTCTACTGTGACTTGATAATCCACATATTTAACAGAATATTTCAAGAATTTGTACCCATTTctcatataaaatgaaaacaaaacacaaaaaaatgttgaattcaaGATTTAGAATTTGAGGGTAGTTAATAAAGGAAACAAGAACACACCCACAGCTCTTCTGGTTGGAATAAATTTATTTCATCTGTCTGTAAACAAGGTGGTTTATCAATCTATggcattttgtttaaatgcatattaaaatcaGATGAGTTAGACTATCCCAGTGTAAGAAAAAAGTGCAGGGAAAGAAATGAACGTAAAACAGcaacaagattattatttttttgtttgtttttttaatctgtacatATTCCACAAGGCCTGAACATTTCAAGCATATGCTAAAATGTCCCTAAGGAGGTGCCATCTGACTGACTCCTTGCTGGGCAGCAGTTAAAATCCATCTCACAATAGCAACAGATCATATCTCTACAACATTATGGCACAGGATACACAGATTTCGTATAAAGTTTTTCACAAGACAACCAAGTTTGCTTATTCCAACCAATACCATCTccaatttatttaatgtatacagAACTTaaacttcagtttttatttttatttttaaattggacaTACATTTAGTACCGGGTTTTAACAGGCAGTTTGATAACACATCTTTCAGTTGATGACTAGAGCACAAGGTAATTTATTCCACTTTTCCTAAAGCACAGGCTTACAGGGTCAAGAGTAATCAATTTGCTTTAGGTTGTGTCAAATGATGAGACTGCCATCCCCAACTCACACACTGGTGTTTGTGCAGTTTTTACCACTTCAGGTCATCGGACAATGGATTACAGTAGTGTGTCTGTAGTATGTAGTTGAAACTGGCAGTTGTCCTTTACAACAATGTAgttcagttttgtaaaatcccaaGCTGCAACTAAAATTGGTCCTATGAAAAAATTGAAACTGGACACACTCCAGGTGGTTCTGTTGGGATATCTACTTTCCAAAATggcagccttttttaaaaaaaaaaaaaaaaaaaaaaaaaaaaaaaacatattacaggaGCTGGCAAACAATACGTAAGTGCTTAAGCTATTGTAACGATGGAATGTCCATGGAGATTATAAAGTCAAGCATGTGATGAAGAGGTCATGGGAGGAAATGCCACCTGCAGTTTTACCATTGCACTTGAAATAATCAGACAACTTATTCGAAATGTAACTTGCAAGACCATGTCTGAGCGCAACAGCAAAAAAGCATTGATGCAGGATTCTGCAACTCAAACAGATGTCAGCTGCAAtattaaaaggaaaagaaaggTAGAGTGGTTAATAATAGAGGAAAGCACACCTCTTGTAACGCTGGACTGTCACCTTTGGGTTCAAGCATGGCAAGCGAAAAACAAAGGAGAATGGTGGGGGAGGAGTCAAACTAGCCAATATATGCATGCATCTCTCCCAGACAAGCTCTAGAAAAGGAAGACTAACTGCGATCAGTTTCTGCTCAAAGTGCATCAATCAATTCAAGATTGTACTACTAAAATTTAGTTGTCCTTCATTTaatttttgttcttcatttttgCCAACAGTTCTCTATGTTAACACTAAGCAGAGCCCAGATTTAACATAttggccaattttttttttgttttttttttttttttttttgtaatttttttttctttttttttgcaatgttaaaatgtataaCATGCTTATTCATGAACTATGTTGCAACAATGGTGCCAGAATGGATTTGGTACACAGTGttaaagtatataaataaacacgGAAGGGGGAAAAGGATCAAAAAAAGACATcagaaaaaagtgtaaaaaaaaaaaaaaaaaaaaaaaaagaaaagaatgcaaCTACCAACTAGTCTGGTAGCACTGCCAACGCAACTGGGTGGTGATGAGAATGAGTTGCTAGGTGGATGGGGTGAAGCTGCTTAATATCCAGACTTCCTCAGGTATTCAGCCATGGTATATGCTTTCTTGTTGAGCTGCCCTCCATGGATACCATCCTTGCCCATGACTAAAACCAATGCTGGAGTAcacaaggaaacaaaaaaaaaaaaaaaaaaattgaacataattgggaagaaaaaaaaaacccacctttcCCCACCAACACAAGGATAACAAAAGGAGACATAGGTTCTTATACCCCACAACCTTTCATTGCTATTAATTTTTCCAAGACGTTAATGTGACAACTTAAATGGGAAATTAATagcaatatatatttgttttcttattttctcttttttttttttcttttcttcaattaACTACATAACAATGAGCTGCATGTAAACTAGAACCCAGAATCCCTCAAGTATTTTGCCATTGAGTATGCCTTCTTATTCAATCCGCCTCCATGGACCCCTTCTTTTCCCATTACAAGAACCAAGACTGAAAGAAAAGAACAGGAAAGGGAAGTTTAGAAACATGTGACAGAAGTTAGGAAGAAAGCATTCAGATTAGAGaaagtcaaataaaaacagaagaataATGGAGGGTATAGAGGGTGGTCAGGCAGTTAGTTGGATTTTACAGTTTGATACTGTAAACTTGTGCTAGCACAAAAGAATGCTGAAATTGAAAATCAGGAGAAAGTTACAAATTGAAACAGGTTAGAAAGAACTTACCCATTCTTTATTCAAAGacaaacattcaaatatttaacTCATCAAgcataataatttaaatacttgAATGTTTCCCACCCCAGCTAACTTAAATGTTCAAATATGTAAAACCCAGCAGATAAATTTATTAGTTCTACTAATGTGAagtaacaaacaaaagatttaaaatgcCTGGACATGTccaagtttaattttaatttaagatTTATTCCTGGTACATTATCAGTATGCAAATATGAGTCTGTACAGGGTGGAGGGGGGTTGTTATATGTTATACTTTCAAAAAGATACGTTAAAGAATATACATGCAAGTTTTTACTCAACCAAGCAGTTTCTCTTACCAAAACATGAGCAAACTGGGGATGGCTATCCATGAAcgtgttatatttatatatatataaggtactatatatatatatatatatatatatatatatatatatatatatatatatatatatatatatctatattattaaaCTCGGATCTTTGGGAATAGGGACCATAAAGGCATTTTGAATCAGCGTAGGCCCAAATACACTATTGTATTGGGCAGCTGGTTAATCTCCATGGGAACTGGTCTGAACAAATACAATAGATACCTCAGGGATGAGTACTTACAGTGCCCttatttactgtttataaattgaCCTCCAACTGTATGCATAAAATCAAGCAGTCTACTCTACAGTACATGTAGTTTTTACATTCAATATACCATTACCTTACTACATTGTTTTTATACCGATACAATAGTTagcttgttttagtttgtttttttaaaacaaacaaaaaaaaaaaaatcactaacactagattttgctttttattacaattcaatattactttattttctttCCCCCAAAGTGCAGCAAGAACCTGATGCACCAGTTATGACTGACGGGACCAAACAGATGCAAATCTGCCCATATAGTTCAATTTATATttaaccaacaaacaaacacatacatcttTTCAACAGCTGCACTTTTGGATATTCTCTTGCTTTTTGTAACTAGCAGGCTGAATTTAGTCTGCATCAGTGATTATGGACTGGCTGCCAATAGAAGTTCCCTACACCTGGGTTCAGGATTCACAGTTTTCAAGTGCCATATCTCCTTTACAATGTTTAGGATTCTCAGTCTAGCACAATACTATAATACACTTTAGAGTTTAGTTAAAATAAGGCTACTTTCTCttaatatttagtaaaaaaaaaaaaatgtaaaaaaacagtataaaactgCAGTACTTCATGATTTGCAAGTTATGACCTGTAATTGTACTGGAATAGCTTTGCCAAAAAACAAATGCTGAGAAAAGCTTCCTTTTGAGtcatttaaacttatttttaacaTAGCGCTACAAAACTGAGGGATGCCATTGCGCCAGCTTGAGTTACTATCCAGTTTGTTTTTCGTCACTTGTATAATTTAGACATTGTGCCTCTCCTTTCAGAATACTTCACTCACATGTGTAAAGCGCTGAAACTAAGCAAGAGATGTAAACTTcacaaggcagaaaaaaaaaaaaaacttgtagcacccacatttttgcatttaaaaagaccAAAGTTAATTATAGAAATTACCTTTGCCAGCTTTGCCTACAGAAACGTTGTATGTTGGCTCACCACCTTGACTCTTTGTCCTGATGTCCATCGTCCAGTCACCTTCAACATGAAGGCTATCTCTGATCACAGAGCACTTCTTTGCACCTAGGGTCATGCCTCCAGTGAAGAAACCCTCCCGGTCCTTGCCCACAAGTACATCTATTTCTGAAGGCTTAAAAAAAAGTTGggtaaatgacaacattttttgGCGATGACACTGAATTTGTTCATGTTATGCTGCCATAATGGTTTCCTAATAACCCTTAACATGCtaatgtaattgttatttttttcttctaaactctAGTCCACTGGTTAACATGTTAAGAGGCcaccgtttatttattttttgtatactggCAACGGCTGTTTAACTTTTAGCGTTCTTTATAAAGAAAAATTAGGCGCATTCTTTTCATAAAAATCAGTCAGAAATTCGGTTTCAATCTAATATTATCATCAAGTTTTTAACGGTATTGTTAGCTAGCCTTTGTTTCTAAATAgactttaattaaatatatattaactgaggaatcaatttttaaaaatcgGTGCAGCTGTCACGTTTTGCATCTGTATTCTGGACATCAAGACATGGCTTGAACTGTCATCTCATTTCCTCGGTTTTGTGTTTTGGCATCAGCACAATTATTACTAAAGTATGTCTATGGACAGCTTAGGGGGAAAGCTGCGGTTtggaatgtttattttaatgacaagTTAACAGGGAGGAAGGCGTCGCCCTCCAGAAGAACTGCACAGTCATGGCAGGCCCCACaattcctttgaaaaaaaatgtggtgTTTGTCAGTATTTTCAAACGA
Coding sequences within it:
- the LOC121327375 gene encoding profilin-2 isoform X2; the encoded protein is MSWQSYVDNLMADGSCQDSAIVGYTDAKYVWAASAGGTFVSITPSEIDVLVGKDREGFFTGGMTLGAKKCSVIRDSLHVEGDWTMDIRTKSQGGEPTYNVSVGKAGKVLVLVMGKEGVHGGGLNKKAYSMAKYLRDSGF
- the LOC121327375 gene encoding profilin-2 isoform X1; the encoded protein is MSWQSYVDNLMADGSCQDSAIVGYTDAKYVWAASAGGTFVSITPSEIDVLVGKDREGFFTGGMTLGAKKCSVIRDSLHVEGDWTMDIRTKSQGGEPTYNVSVGKAGKALVLVMGKDGIHGGQLNKKAYTMAEYLRKSGY
- the LOC121327373 gene encoding E3 ubiquitin-protein ligase RNF13-like isoform X2, producing MGSNDVDIVKQIDIPSVFIGEGTANFLKEEYSYEKGGHIVLLPDFSLPLEYYLIPFLIIVGICLILIVVFMITKFVQDRHRARRSRLQKDQLKKLPIHKYKKGDVYDVCAICLDDYEEGDKLRVLPCSHAYHCKCVDPWLTKTKKTCPVCKQKVVPSQGDSDSDTDEADSSHEENDDVSESTPLLRSLASTSAHSFGTMSESRSRQEAIESSEYEDDDDPEIDSSQSEEEAASVETVVVQLQQSHCDGDTATKTHANA